A genomic segment from Aegilops tauschii subsp. strangulata cultivar AL8/78 chromosome 1, Aet v6.0, whole genome shotgun sequence encodes:
- the LOC141027885 gene encoding uncharacterized protein: MAFTDEYKGVEDHGNTKLHVIHTNDKKQMAISLAQYERHLSLQRHKIVGIDLEYNNEPEATQKPTLCQLSIGKTQPVLLFQLSAAERCTIFDNFLADPRHTFVGFSIDGDKTRLERVNLEVANFVDIQKEWRVPEATKELDSLGDISDMLIDDYYNNRKKKITDDEHKRRATLPLSMRHIEYAAKDAYAAYQIWNPITLTQDGLRRAKLE; encoded by the coding sequence ATGGCGTTCACCGACGAGTACAAGGGCGTGGAGGACCACGGCAACACCAAGTTGCACGTCATCCACACCAACGACAAGAAGCAGATGGCGATCTCCCTCGCGCAGTACGAGCGCCACCTCAGCCTCCAGCGCCACAAGATCGTCGGCATTGATCTCGAGTACAACAACGAGCCTGAAGCGACGCAGAAACCCACCCTCTGCCAACTCTCCATTGGCAAGACTCAGCCGGTGCTGCTCTTCCAACTGAGCGCCGCTGAAAGGTGCACCATCTTCGACAACTTCCTCGCCGACCCTAGGCACACCTTTGTAGGCTTCTCCATCGATGGCGACAAAACCAGGCTAGAGCGCGTCAATTTGGAGGTCGCCAACTTCGTCGACATCCAGAAGGAGTGGAGGGTGCCCGAGGCAACCAAGGAGTTGGACTCCCTCGGAGACATCTCCGACATGCTCATCGACGACTACTACAACAACAGGAAGAAGAAGATCACCGACGACGAACACAAGCGTAGGGCCACCCTGCCTCTGTCCATGAGGCACATCGAGTACGCGGCAAAGGACGCCTACGCAGCTTACCAGATATGGAACCCCATCACCCTCACCCAGGATGGGCTTCGCCGTGCAAAGCTGGAGTAG